One part of the Bacteroidia bacterium genome encodes these proteins:
- a CDS encoding NADPH:quinone oxidoreductase family protein: protein MKSLLCKELGPPSKMVLEELPTPTPGEKEVLIEVKACSVNFPDTLMIQGLYQFKPELPFAPGSDIAGTVAAVGEKVKNYKVGDEVFGLIPHGGFSTHAIANKNVVFPKPPMMDYKVAASFMMAYATSYHALKDRARLKEGETLLVLGASGGVGLAAVELGKLMGAKVIAAASTDEKLALCKKYGADEVIKYTEEDLKSRAKELTGGKGVNVVYDPVGGDYTEAALRAMAWKGRFLVVGFPAGIAKIPMNLPLLKGCDVQGVFWGRFTMEEAGKNMQNTMELIKMYAEGKLKPHIDKVYPLENGAQALQDMMDRKVKGKVIIEMP from the coding sequence ATGAAATCTCTACTCTGCAAAGAACTTGGGCCTCCTTCCAAAATGGTCCTGGAAGAACTCCCTACTCCCACTCCCGGAGAAAAAGAAGTCCTTATAGAAGTTAAAGCCTGTAGTGTCAACTTCCCCGACACCTTAATGATCCAGGGTTTATACCAATTCAAACCAGAACTTCCCTTCGCTCCCGGTAGTGATATAGCCGGGACAGTAGCAGCAGTAGGAGAAAAAGTCAAAAATTACAAAGTAGGGGATGAGGTTTTTGGCTTGATTCCCCATGGAGGATTCTCCACACATGCCATTGCCAATAAAAATGTGGTCTTTCCCAAGCCTCCTATGATGGATTATAAAGTAGCAGCCTCTTTCATGATGGCCTATGCGACTTCTTATCATGCATTAAAGGACAGAGCTCGCCTGAAAGAAGGTGAAACACTCCTGGTGTTGGGAGCTTCAGGAGGAGTTGGATTAGCTGCGGTTGAGTTGGGGAAATTGATGGGGGCGAAAGTGATTGCCGCGGCATCTACAGATGAGAAATTGGCACTCTGCAAAAAATACGGGGCGGATGAAGTGATCAAATACACCGAAGAAGATCTGAAAAGCAGAGCCAAAGAATTGACCGGAGGAAAGGGCGTAAACGTAGTTTATGATCCGGTAGGAGGAGATTATACTGAAGCTGCTTTACGGGCGATGGCCTGGAAAGGACGATTTTTGGTAGTTGGTTTTCCCGCTGGTATTGCAAAAATACCGATGAATTTGCCTTTGTTGAAAGGATGCGATGTGCAGGGAGTATTCTGGGGAAGATTTACTATGGAAGAAGCCGGGAAGAATATGCAGAATACCATGGAACTGATCAAAATGTATGCAGAAGGGAAATTGAAACCTCATATTGATAAAGTCTATCCCCTGGAAAATGGAGCTCAAGCTTTACAGGATATGATGGATCGTAAGGTCAAAGGAAAAGTTATCATTGAAATGCCCTAA
- a CDS encoding PmoA family protein has product MKSKLFLGLAVCLLLSCSQSKQKVAETNDQLSLKVSDEQLEIYLGDQLQLTQVAKTAHRPYLHPIMAPDGKGELTQYSPGHHRHQTGLYWGFTRVNGAIANPDSLLRFFYSREKTPEQQALVGRDFFHHPDGDYWNRIGLEVLEESEDRLRWQTQYEMLDEEGEIMIQETQSWTFSQEGDKNRLDLVWKAEAFRDIRIGAFDYGGMFLRMPWHKEIAGAAVNSEGQENQDAEGKKAKWVDVGMSIEGREDWGHIAILDHPENVNYPTPWRVDGQLGIGPCRAIEGDWTIAKGEAESMKFSLLVYTGEIATEELNSMVEGMAK; this is encoded by the coding sequence ATGAAATCTAAACTATTTTTAGGACTGGCAGTATGCCTACTACTTTCCTGTTCTCAAAGCAAGCAAAAAGTAGCTGAAACGAATGATCAACTTTCCTTGAAAGTTTCGGATGAACAGCTGGAGATCTACCTCGGAGATCAACTGCAATTGACTCAAGTAGCTAAAACAGCTCATCGTCCTTATTTGCATCCTATCATGGCACCGGATGGAAAGGGAGAACTTACCCAATACAGTCCTGGCCATCATCGTCATCAGACGGGTTTATATTGGGGCTTTACCCGAGTAAATGGAGCAATAGCTAATCCTGATAGTCTGCTGCGATTTTTCTACAGCCGGGAAAAAACACCAGAGCAGCAAGCTTTGGTAGGAAGAGATTTCTTTCATCATCCGGATGGGGATTACTGGAACAGAATTGGACTAGAAGTGCTGGAAGAAAGTGAGGATCGCCTCCGCTGGCAAACTCAATATGAAATGCTGGACGAAGAGGGAGAGATTATGATCCAGGAAACACAAAGCTGGACCTTTAGTCAGGAAGGAGATAAAAACAGACTGGATCTCGTATGGAAAGCCGAAGCCTTTAGAGATATTCGCATCGGAGCCTTTGATTATGGGGGAATGTTTTTGCGTATGCCCTGGCATAAAGAAATAGCAGGAGCAGCTGTAAATTCGGAAGGACAAGAAAATCAGGATGCAGAGGGTAAAAAAGCTAAATGGGTAGATGTGGGGATGAGCATAGAAGGAAGGGAAGATTGGGGACATATTGCCATTCTGGATCATCCTGAAAATGTCAACTATCCTACTCCCTGGAGAGTCGATGGGCAATTAGGAATTGGACCCTGTCGAGCCATTGAAGGCGACTGGACCATCGCAAAAGGAGAAGCTGAAAGCATGAAGTTCAGTTTGCTGGTTTATACCGGAGAAATCGCGACCGAAGAATTGAATAGTATGGTAGAAGGCATGGCTAAATAA
- a CDS encoding ABC transporter substrate-binding protein: MRGPQRIIALTEETTEWLYLLGEQDRLVGISAYTERPVQAKAEKPVVSAYIGGSVKKIKALKPDLVIGFSDVQAELARELITENLQVLITNQRSVEDIFGVLEMMARIIGAEEKAEKLLGGFRNKLLQRTEERKARSYRPKVYFEEWDEPAISAIEWVSELVEMAGGDPIFADRAKGKASKERYVKHQEVLDRNPDIFIACWCGKPLDKEAVLSREGYKDIPAIKHQHIYEMDPAIILQPGPACLTDGFRELCRIIDEVYEKQMHS, encoded by the coding sequence GTGCGAGGACCTCAAAGAATCATAGCCCTTACAGAAGAAACTACCGAATGGCTCTACCTGCTCGGAGAGCAGGATCGATTAGTGGGGATCAGCGCTTATACAGAAAGGCCTGTACAAGCCAAAGCAGAAAAGCCTGTAGTTTCCGCATATATCGGAGGCAGTGTAAAAAAGATCAAGGCCCTCAAACCAGATTTGGTGATCGGATTTTCGGATGTACAGGCGGAATTGGCCAGGGAGCTTATTACAGAAAATCTGCAAGTACTCATTACCAATCAGCGATCCGTTGAGGATATTTTTGGCGTACTGGAGATGATGGCGAGAATAATAGGTGCAGAGGAAAAGGCAGAAAAACTCCTGGGAGGGTTTCGGAATAAGCTTCTTCAAAGAACTGAAGAGAGGAAAGCAAGAAGCTACAGGCCCAAAGTTTATTTTGAGGAATGGGATGAGCCTGCCATAAGTGCGATAGAATGGGTAAGTGAATTAGTAGAAATGGCCGGAGGCGATCCCATTTTTGCGGATCGGGCGAAAGGAAAAGCCTCCAAAGAGCGCTATGTCAAGCATCAGGAAGTTCTGGATAGGAATCCCGATATATTTATAGCTTGTTGGTGTGGAAAGCCTTTGGATAAAGAGGCGGTCCTAAGCAGGGAGGGCTATAAAGATATTCCCGCGATCAAGCATCAGCATATCTACGAAATGGATCCAGCCATCATCCTGCAACCCGGACCCGCTTGTTTGACAGATGGTTTTCGTGAGCTTTGCCGGATCATAGATGAGGTATATGAAAAACAGATGCATAGCTAA
- a CDS encoding glucose 1-dehydrogenase: MSHQDKIVLITGSGSGIGQVTAKLYAQEGATVIVSDINEKGGEETRDAIIAAGGKAVFMSSNVADYEAVKKLIADIVEQFGRLDVAVNNAGVANRKPQRTADADVEDWDRVISVNTTGVFYCMKEELKQMMAQGGGSIINIASIAGLRGLPNSLSYVASKHAVVGMTKTAAMEYARHNIRINAVCPVFTVTPMFQPDVMDQISEGLSRKLKSGVPMKRFAEASEMAEAILWLGSDKASFITGHALPVDGGLTA, encoded by the coding sequence ATGTCCCATCAAGATAAAATTGTACTCATTACGGGTTCTGGTTCAGGAATCGGACAGGTAACTGCCAAATTATATGCACAGGAAGGTGCTACGGTCATTGTCTCTGATATCAATGAAAAAGGAGGAGAGGAAACCCGTGATGCCATCATTGCAGCGGGAGGAAAAGCCGTATTTATGTCTTCGAATGTTGCCGATTATGAGGCTGTGAAAAAATTGATCGCTGATATTGTTGAGCAATTTGGTCGTTTAGATGTTGCGGTAAACAATGCGGGCGTAGCCAATAGAAAACCTCAGCGAACGGCTGATGCGGATGTAGAGGACTGGGATCGGGTGATTTCGGTAAACACCACAGGTGTTTTTTACTGCATGAAGGAAGAGCTCAAACAGATGATGGCACAAGGCGGAGGATCTATCATCAATATAGCGTCCATTGCAGGCTTAAGAGGATTGCCCAATAGCCTTTCCTATGTGGCAAGCAAACATGCCGTTGTAGGGATGACCAAAACAGCTGCTATGGAATACGCTCGGCACAATATCCGGATCAATGCGGTTTGTCCGGTCTTTACCGTTACCCCTATGTTCCAGCCCGATGTGATGGATCAAATTTCAGAGGGCCTTTCCCGCAAACTCAAAAGCGGAGTACCCATGAAGCGTTTTGCTGAAGCCTCAGAAATGGCAGAAGCCATTTTGTGGTTGGGATCAGATAAAGCGAGTTTTATTACGGGGCATGCCTTGCCGGTTGATGGAGGGCTAACCGCTTAA
- a CDS encoding alpha/beta hydrolase — protein sequence MLTTELQQWEKGGRYLEIGPFKIKVFVRDLAKEDASPEKTLLLLHGFPESSYSYHKIIPGISAFFERVVVFDMPGYGLSDKPWEHYTYSLFEQADTALQVWKELGIAGGHLLSHDMGDSVATELVARHIAGILPAWFSKGFQSFTFTNGSMVLELADLRITQKILLGRYGHLMSKLTSFRIFNQQVRSGHGNDTLSDKDVELLWENIIQQEGHRKNHLIIKYLNDRKRFEKTRWLPALKEVKLPIHICWGEADAVARVEMAHYLKENICKEAVLSLMPGVGHFCQLGSPEIWVKSISAFYRESFG from the coding sequence ATGCTTACTACAGAACTACAACAATGGGAAAAGGGAGGGCGATATCTGGAGATCGGACCTTTCAAGATAAAAGTCTTTGTGAGAGATTTGGCGAAAGAGGATGCGAGTCCGGAAAAAACCCTTTTGCTTTTACATGGTTTCCCTGAGTCTTCCTATTCTTACCATAAAATTATTCCGGGAATTTCCGCCTTTTTTGAAAGAGTAGTTGTCTTTGATATGCCCGGTTATGGCTTGAGTGATAAACCCTGGGAACATTATACCTATTCACTTTTTGAGCAAGCGGATACGGCTCTTCAAGTCTGGAAAGAACTGGGGATAGCGGGAGGCCATTTGCTTTCGCATGATATGGGAGATAGTGTAGCCACTGAATTGGTGGCGCGTCATATAGCCGGAATTCTTCCTGCCTGGTTCTCCAAAGGTTTTCAGTCCTTCACCTTCACCAATGGGAGCATGGTATTGGAACTGGCCGATTTGAGAATCACCCAAAAAATCTTGCTGGGAAGGTATGGGCATTTGATGAGCAAGCTTACTTCTTTTCGTATCTTTAATCAGCAGGTCCGGAGTGGTCATGGAAATGATACGCTGTCTGATAAAGATGTAGAATTGTTGTGGGAAAATATCATCCAGCAAGAAGGCCATCGCAAAAACCACCTGATCATCAAATACCTCAATGATCGCAAAAGATTTGAAAAGACTCGATGGTTACCAGCTCTGAAAGAGGTGAAATTGCCTATTCATATTTGCTGGGGCGAAGCAGATGCTGTAGCAAGAGTAGAAATGGCACACTATCTGAAGGAAAATATTTGCAAAGAGGCGGTTTTGAGTCTCATGCCGGGAGTGGGGCATTTTTGTCAGTTGGGTAGTCCGGAGATTTGGGTGAAAAGTATTTCTGCTTTTTACCGAGAAAGCTTCGGATAA
- a CDS encoding LuxR C-terminal-related transcriptional regulator produces MDLDRMAQGFAFMSTLMENFGEAQDLNEEDAKKYLEDNILNTPLSSDTFYALMDLRKMAFTFSHGTESFFGIKELSFPYFFSQINEAYREMFLTWGEAAYTAAYDPENRKVLQPLKQEYRTMLPVKNRAGEYYWLTQIAIPLQFDADRNLLTHLNIYRVGIAYEAWKNWAIKGEILENNLPRKDFAFTMEEYVREYVSSTFGKRKFQMLKLYASGTSTDDIAASFTISKKTLYTHNKDILAKANKIFHRNFSTVKEAANSLQENGYL; encoded by the coding sequence ATGGATTTGGATCGCATGGCTCAGGGCTTTGCCTTTATGAGCACACTCATGGAAAACTTTGGAGAAGCACAGGATTTGAATGAGGAAGATGCCAAAAAATACCTGGAAGATAATATCCTGAATACTCCCCTTTCTTCTGATACTTTTTATGCCCTCATGGATCTCCGGAAAATGGCCTTTACGTTTAGCCATGGGACAGAATCTTTTTTTGGAATAAAGGAACTCAGCTTTCCCTATTTCTTTTCCCAGATCAATGAAGCCTATCGAGAAATGTTCCTCACCTGGGGAGAAGCTGCATATACGGCAGCTTATGATCCCGAAAATCGAAAGGTTTTACAACCCCTGAAACAAGAATATAGAACCATGTTGCCCGTCAAGAACCGGGCGGGCGAATATTACTGGCTCACACAGATTGCGATTCCGCTACAATTTGATGCCGATCGAAATCTTTTGACCCATCTCAATATCTATCGAGTGGGCATCGCCTATGAAGCCTGGAAGAACTGGGCCATTAAGGGCGAAATTTTGGAGAATAACCTTCCCAGAAAGGATTTCGCTTTTACGATGGAGGAGTATGTAAGAGAGTATGTCTCTTCTACCTTTGGGAAACGAAAATTCCAAATGCTCAAGTTGTATGCCTCCGGTACGAGTACAGATGATATCGCGGCTTCATTCACCATTAGCAAAAAGACACTTTATACCCACAATAAAGATATCCTGGCCAAAGCCAATAAGATTTTTCATCGAAATTTCTCCACTGTAAAAGAGGCGGCCAATAGTTTGCAGGAAAATGGATATTTATAA
- a CDS encoding T9SS type A sorting domain-containing protein, with amino-acid sequence MKKLHPGKLCLLSVLLFPLFIQAQISGVVNQYTEVLSVDAVTNSVEVANPAMFTTTDRVMLIQMKGAQMDESNSSNFGDITNLNNAGSFEIATVCDVVGNDVLFSYEIKNSYNPSSASNPRLQLVKVYSATDETVNATLTASPWNGSTGGVLVLELSGTLTLNADIDLSGRGFRGAEAFSSTYACSFAVESNGFFYDFAGGAARGAEKGEGIANFITNKEYGKGKQISGGGGGNDHNTGGGGGSNYGTGGNGGSRTTGFFSCQGDHPGLGGSALSGQGYSVANPRVYFGGGGGAGHDNNGDADDAGDGGGIVIIIANQIEGNGNAILANGTDALITGGDGAAGGGAGGSILLSVNGYGTTALHVEATGGNGANTTINCEGPGGGGGGGAIWVSTALGGMVTSDVTGGNNGTATACAATNGATAGGNGAVLTALAIPEEIVNTSSCVLNSSIELSGRISPEKEILLNWESLPRSEYRGVELEKMNQSGNFGLLARLSPNKNRFLDRLVNTGENIYRLKLIRQDGSMSYSNPLSLILDGFSGISIALKPNPIKVGENPSLIYSIPEDGRAVVRILDMLGKEVWREELPASGGRQEISLNLPAMSRGVYLLSFRYLGIERTEKMRIE; translated from the coding sequence ATGAAGAAGCTACACCCTGGCAAACTTTGCTTGCTCTCAGTGCTCCTTTTCCCTCTTTTTATTCAAGCCCAGATTTCAGGTGTCGTCAATCAGTACACCGAGGTACTTTCTGTTGATGCTGTCACAAATTCTGTCGAAGTCGCAAATCCCGCAATGTTTACTACCACGGACCGGGTAATGCTGATCCAGATGAAAGGGGCTCAAATGGATGAAAGCAATAGTAGCAATTTTGGGGATATCACCAATCTGAACAATGCAGGCAGTTTTGAAATAGCTACAGTCTGTGATGTAGTAGGCAATGATGTGCTTTTCTCCTATGAAATAAAGAATAGTTACAACCCTTCTTCTGCTTCCAATCCTCGCTTACAATTAGTCAAAGTTTATAGTGCTACAGATGAAACAGTCAATGCTACTTTGACTGCCAGTCCCTGGAATGGAAGTACAGGAGGTGTACTTGTATTGGAACTCAGCGGGACCCTAACCCTCAATGCTGATATTGATCTAAGTGGAAGAGGCTTCAGAGGAGCTGAAGCTTTTAGTTCGACCTATGCCTGTAGCTTTGCCGTGGAGAGTAACGGATTTTTTTACGATTTTGCTGGAGGAGCGGCTAGAGGAGCCGAGAAAGGAGAAGGCATTGCCAATTTTATCACCAATAAAGAATATGGAAAAGGGAAGCAGATCAGTGGCGGAGGCGGAGGAAATGATCACAATACAGGAGGTGGCGGAGGTTCTAATTATGGAACCGGAGGAAATGGGGGCAGTCGGACAACCGGATTCTTTTCTTGCCAGGGCGATCATCCAGGACTCGGAGGTTCAGCACTTTCCGGCCAAGGATACTCCGTAGCAAACCCGCGGGTCTATTTCGGTGGCGGCGGCGGAGCTGGTCATGACAATAATGGTGACGCTGATGATGCAGGAGATGGCGGAGGAATTGTGATCATCATTGCTAATCAGATCGAAGGCAATGGAAATGCCATTTTGGCAAATGGAACTGATGCATTAATTACCGGAGGGGATGGTGCTGCCGGAGGTGGAGCTGGGGGAAGCATCTTATTGAGTGTAAACGGATATGGAACTACCGCTTTACATGTGGAAGCTACAGGAGGAAATGGTGCAAATACTACCATCAATTGTGAAGGGCCGGGAGGCGGAGGTGGCGGAGGAGCCATTTGGGTTTCTACAGCTTTGGGGGGAATGGTTACAAGTGATGTAACGGGAGGTAACAATGGAACTGCCACTGCCTGCGCTGCTACCAATGGAGCTACAGCCGGTGGAAATGGAGCAGTGCTTACTGCACTCGCTATTCCCGAAGAAATTGTAAATACCAGTAGTTGTGTACTCAACAGTTCGATTGAGCTTAGTGGAAGAATCAGTCCCGAAAAAGAAATTCTCCTGAATTGGGAATCACTTCCCCGAAGTGAATATAGAGGTGTCGAACTCGAAAAAATGAACCAGTCAGGTAACTTTGGTTTACTTGCCCGTCTTTCTCCGAATAAAAATCGATTCCTGGATCGGCTTGTCAATACAGGAGAAAATATCTATCGCCTGAAACTGATTCGCCAGGATGGAAGCATGAGTTATAGCAATCCCCTAAGCCTGATCCTGGATGGATTTTCCGGAATTTCTATTGCTTTGAAACCCAATCCCATTAAGGTCGGAGAAAATCCTTCTCTCATTTATAGCATACCTGAAGATGGAAGAGCTGTGGTTCGGATTTTGGATATGCTGGGAAAAGAGGTATGGAGGGAAGAATTGCCTGCAAGCGGAGGAAGACAAGAGATCTCGCTCAATCTTCCTGCCATGAGCAGAGGAGTCTATCTTTTGAGTTTTCGATATCTCGGTATTGAAAGGACAGAGAAAATGAGGATCGAATAA
- a CDS encoding BlaI/MecI/CopY family transcriptional regulator, translating to MKLPEKEEQVMSYLWKLKKAFMKDLLEAYPDPKPSPSTLATHLKRLQQKEAVDFKTYGSVREYYPLISRDEYFSGKIKQVINNFFDGSKLAFASFFTSETALSEEEILELKKMLDEKLNSQK from the coding sequence ATGAAACTGCCTGAAAAAGAAGAACAAGTCATGAGCTATCTCTGGAAGCTCAAAAAGGCATTCATGAAGGATTTACTGGAAGCGTATCCAGATCCCAAGCCTTCTCCCAGCACCCTTGCCACCCACCTCAAAAGGCTTCAACAAAAGGAAGCTGTTGACTTCAAGACCTATGGGAGTGTGAGAGAATATTATCCTCTCATTTCTCGGGATGAATACTTCTCGGGCAAGATCAAACAAGTGATCAACAACTTTTTTGATGGATCGAAACTGGCCTTCGCCTCCTTCTTCACTTCTGAAACAGCCCTGAGTGAAGAAGAAATACTGGAGCTAAAGAAAATGTTGGATGAAAAGCTAAACTCTCAAAAGTAA
- a CDS encoding M56 family metallopeptidase, with protein sequence MAIYLLKTMILMALFWGFYQLVLRKEKMLKFNRFFLLFSITASFLIPFWIISTSYRNISSSSTPSAEMESWTSMEVIETSSMISWESFLGGIYAMGVFLMLIRFGKKLYPILQRIREGKQIRKEGYIQILHSNTQQAFSFLHFIFLPTSENTKLLLQHELAHVKQKHSLDILWVEFLHCLAWFNPMIIPLKRAIRLNHEFLADQSVTRELHSPEPYVQLILQKASAPRASMLVSPLNMGQTRERFEMIFTSNNKVMKMLKQLLCILFILASCQLFGREHIVWQSESPLSENSLSVEALSSEGNDEVFKDLNMEDGGMMLYVEVEGRKGRYILGWVVGESKVRFLNEAGEWTSKICKELSQAEREWFWNLEVSKAQVFRKVIAFKEPTPEQMKDFQNPEKYGLWLNGKRTPNHELGNFSPDKIHSFNYSELKKNAAHYGQYTYHLTVETKGYIARKYSTDKGGNWEDVYLKEKDHYKKHFKK encoded by the coding sequence ATGGCTATTTACCTGCTAAAAACTATGATCTTGATGGCCCTTTTCTGGGGCTTTTATCAGCTTGTATTGCGGAAAGAGAAGATGCTGAAATTTAATCGCTTTTTCCTGCTCTTTTCTATAACGGCTTCCTTTCTAATTCCTTTCTGGATAATCAGCACCAGCTATCGTAATATCTCAAGCTCATCTACTCCTAGCGCGGAAATGGAGAGCTGGACCTCGATGGAAGTCATAGAGACAAGTTCTATGATAAGCTGGGAAAGTTTTTTGGGAGGAATTTATGCTATGGGGGTATTCCTCATGCTGATTCGATTTGGGAAGAAACTGTATCCAATCCTCCAAAGGATTCGAGAGGGTAAGCAAATCAGGAAAGAAGGATACATACAAATCCTTCACTCCAATACACAGCAGGCATTTAGTTTCCTCCACTTCATTTTCCTCCCGACATCAGAGAATACAAAGCTATTGCTTCAACATGAATTGGCCCATGTGAAACAAAAACATAGCCTGGACATTCTTTGGGTTGAATTCCTGCATTGTCTTGCCTGGTTCAATCCCATGATCATCCCATTGAAAAGAGCCATCCGATTAAATCATGAATTTCTGGCAGATCAGTCGGTTACCAGGGAGTTACATTCACCAGAACCTTATGTACAGCTCATCTTGCAAAAAGCATCTGCTCCAAGGGCTTCTATGCTCGTTAGTCCTCTGAACATGGGGCAAACCCGAGAAAGATTTGAAATGATATTCACCTCTAATAATAAAGTCATGAAAATGCTCAAACAACTTCTATGCATCCTCTTCATCCTCGCTTCTTGCCAGTTATTTGGTAGAGAACACATCGTTTGGCAAAGCGAAAGTCCTCTGTCTGAGAATTCTCTTTCTGTTGAAGCCCTTTCCTCAGAGGGAAATGATGAAGTATTTAAAGATTTGAATATGGAAGACGGCGGTATGATGCTGTATGTGGAAGTTGAGGGTCGAAAAGGCCGTTATATACTCGGATGGGTTGTGGGAGAGTCCAAAGTAAGATTCCTCAATGAGGCAGGAGAATGGACGAGCAAAATCTGTAAAGAGCTGAGTCAAGCAGAACGCGAATGGTTTTGGAATTTGGAGGTATCAAAAGCCCAGGTCTTTCGCAAAGTTATAGCCTTCAAAGAACCCACGCCAGAGCAAATGAAGGATTTTCAAAATCCGGAGAAATACGGACTTTGGCTCAATGGGAAAAGAACCCCTAATCATGAACTTGGCAATTTTAGTCCAGATAAAATTCATAGCTTCAATTATAGCGAACTCAAAAAAAATGCGGCCCACTATGGCCAGTATACCTATCATCTGACCGTAGAAACCAAAGGATATATTGCTAGAAAATATTCTACAGATAAGGGTGGAAATTGGGAAGATGTTTACCTAAAAGAAAAAGACCACTACAAAAAACACTTTAAGAAATAA
- a CDS encoding gliding motility-associated C-terminal domain-containing protein has protein sequence MLISNHQGLLTGLGIFLYLCLGNSSLLGQNLVPNHDFSQFVRCPSNRGQVDQAFPWYSPNYKTTDFAHTCAGTGFAGMPINHWGFQAPYIGEGYAGIRTWLNGDSHNRMYREYLAVPLMDSLEAGKMYRAAFFVSPGDSSKFVTDDIGLYVSPDSIPNLDLLPYTPQVRNPQDNFLRSMTSWTKIEGNFRAEGGEKHLVIGNFWDHDNTSVDRRNVDVGFESTYLYIDNVILEECNPVLPDKLIIARDSLLCPGEMLELKAMTFSGASYNWGNGNTDSVFSISQTGVYTLEIKVGGCVWTDSIQLNSAEIPVFDLGADTLLCQQDVLEIGLEENVDNFRWNDRNPDLKRSIEQAGTYILEIVKGGCSYSDSISIAYEALYQGQEELDTLVCLDSPVNFIASYEDAQYLWSDLSDKNNFQAKEAGLYWVDINGQCFQAREYFRLTTQDCGCESFIPNVFSPNGDGIHDEFIPQFREGIQDLQVEIFDSYGRIRFKSNNPEEYWDGKWKGKDLPVGVYYWVFRYRCYGGNDFQEIVKKGYVSLLK, from the coding sequence ATGCTCATAAGCAATCATCAAGGGCTATTAACTGGATTGGGAATATTCCTATACCTCTGTTTGGGAAACAGCTCTCTTTTGGGGCAAAATCTTGTCCCCAATCACGACTTCAGTCAGTTTGTTCGCTGCCCTTCAAACAGAGGTCAGGTCGATCAGGCTTTCCCCTGGTATTCTCCAAATTATAAAACAACAGACTTTGCCCATACCTGCGCCGGGACTGGCTTTGCAGGGATGCCCATCAATCACTGGGGCTTTCAGGCACCCTATATCGGAGAGGGCTACGCAGGCATACGAACCTGGCTCAATGGAGATTCACACAATCGAATGTACAGGGAGTATTTGGCCGTTCCTCTGATGGATAGCCTGGAAGCAGGAAAGATGTACAGAGCAGCTTTTTTTGTGAGCCCGGGAGATAGTTCCAAATTTGTAACTGATGACATCGGACTATATGTTTCTCCTGATAGCATCCCTAATCTCGATCTGCTCCCCTATACTCCCCAGGTGAGAAATCCTCAGGATAATTTTTTACGCAGCATGACCTCCTGGACCAAGATTGAAGGAAACTTTCGAGCTGAAGGCGGAGAAAAGCATCTGGTCATAGGTAATTTCTGGGACCATGATAATACCAGCGTTGACCGCAGGAATGTCGATGTAGGTTTTGAAAGCACCTATCTCTACATAGACAATGTGATATTGGAAGAATGCAATCCCGTACTTCCTGATAAACTTATCATAGCCCGTGACAGCCTCCTTTGTCCAGGCGAAATGCTTGAATTGAAGGCTATGACTTTTAGTGGGGCTTCTTATAATTGGGGGAATGGAAATACAGATAGTGTTTTCAGCATTTCCCAAACCGGAGTATACACACTAGAAATCAAAGTGGGCGGCTGTGTCTGGACAGACAGCATCCAACTCAATTCGGCAGAGATTCCTGTTTTTGACTTAGGGGCAGATACCCTGCTTTGCCAGCAAGACGTCTTAGAAATTGGATTGGAAGAAAATGTCGATAATTTTCGTTGGAATGATCGAAATCCTGATCTAAAAAGGAGCATTGAGCAGGCTGGCACCTATATATTAGAGATTGTAAAAGGAGGCTGTAGCTATAGCGACTCTATCAGCATAGCCTATGAAGCCCTTTACCAGGGGCAGGAAGAATTAGATACCCTCGTTTGTCTGGATTCTCCCGTCAATTTTATCGCCAGTTATGAAGATGCCCAATATCTATGGTCCGACCTGAGCGATAAGAACAATTTCCAGGCGAAAGAAGCAGGCCTCTATTGGGTAGATATAAATGGGCAATGTTTTCAAGCCCGGGAATATTTCAGGCTAACTACTCAGGACTGTGGATGTGAAAGTTTTATCCCCAATGTCTTTAGCCCAAATGGAGACGGCATTCACGATGAATTTATTCCCCAATTCAGAGAAGGGATACAGGATCTCCAGGTCGAGATATTTGACAGCTATGGGCGGATACGATTCAAAAGCAATAATCCGGAAGAATACTGGGACGGTAAATGGAAAGGCAAAGACTTGCCAGTTGGCGTATATTATTGGGTATTTCGTTATCGCTGTTACGGAGGAAATGACTTCCAGGAAATAGTAAAAAAAGGCTATGTAAGCCTATTAAAGTAG